CCGCCGAAGCGGGCCTGCAAGTGGGGGATGTTATCTATGCTGTCAACGGTCAGCCGGTCGAGGTTGACAAGGAAGAGGAAGTGCCCGTTTTCCAGCGCTTTATCGCCGAGCTTGGCCCCGATGCCGCCGTTGAGTTCTCCATCATCAGGCTTGCGGAAAATCAGGTCGATTCGCTTACCCTTCTGGCCAAACTTCAGAGCGCGCCTATGGGGGCGTCCGATGCTCCCGAGTATGAGAACAAAGCCCTGGAGTTCACCGCGCGCGACCTCGTTTTCGGCGATTATTTGTTCTACAACCTCGACTCCGATACTTTTAAAGGGGTGGTGGTCTCGGAGCTGAAACAGGGCGGACTCGCCGATCTGGAAGGTCTGTCGGTTGGCGACATAATCCAGCGGCTCGGCAGCGCGGTCGTGACCAACGTTGACGAACTGAAGGCCGCCATGGAAGAGATTGAGAAGGCCAGACCATCGGAAGTCATATTTTTCGTCTGGCGCGATAACAAGACCTTGTTTGTCAATATCAAAACCGACTGGTAGCCATATCGCCCGTCGCGTTTTCCAACAATACGACTTTCTGCTACGGCCGGTCGCTGCAAAGCTGCCGGCCGTTGTGCTAACCACCACTTCCTGCAGCGGTGTCCGGGTTCGCTGGACCTGGATGGCGGGATTACCTGGGCGGTACATTGTAAAGGTCTTTCAATGACTTAAGTTACAGGTCATTATGGTCCGCGGCCCAAAAAAGCTCTGCCGGCGATGTAAAAAAAACGGCCATGGAGCCGATTATATAAAAGATAGCCGGACATTCGGTTATACCTGCTTTGTTGAATAAAATGACTGAAATGGCACCGACAGCTCAGGCAAAAAGGTCCGTCAAGATTGGCGACTATATCCTCACCGGTAAAATCGGACAGGGTGGCGTCGCCGAAATCTACCGGGCTCGCCAGGAATCTCTTGATCGCGACGTCGCTATCAAAATCCTGTCGTCAAAAATGCTCAGCGATCAGGATATTGTCAGACGTTTCGAGAGAGAGTCCCTTGTCATTGCACGCCTCAATCACCCCAACATCGTCCACGTGATAGACCGCGGCAAAGCCGGGGGAAGGTATTACTTCGTGATGGAGTATGTCGACGGCACCTCGCTTCGCGAAATTATCGACACCCCGCGCATCCCGATTGTCACGAAATTGGAAATGATAGTCCAGGTGTGCAAGGCTCTCGACTATGCCCACAAAAACGGCATCATCCATCGCGATATAAAACCGACCAACATCCTCATCGACCGTCAGGGCAATGCCATGGTCACGGATTTCGGGATCGCCCAGATGATCACCGCGACCGACAGTGAGGTGACGGCCTCGGATATTATCATGGGCACGCTTTCGTACATGTCGCCCGAACAAAAGGTCAGCTCCACCAATGTCGATCAGACTACCGACATCTATGCTGTCGGAGTCATGTTATATGAGATACTCGTGGGCAAAAAGCCCCTGGGACATTTCAAGCTGCCGTCCGAGCTGAATTCGAACATCAAGAAAGAATTCGACGAAATAGTGGAGAAATGCCTGGCGCAGGAACCGAAAGACCGCTTCCAGCACGCGGTCGAATTGAAAGACGCCATCCTCAACGCGATGAATCATGAGGATACTTCTTCGAAAACCGATGAATTCTCCATGACGGGAGCGGATTCGTTTTTGGGCAAGTGCCGCTACCTTGATACCATCAAAGAGACCCGGTATGGCAGCACCATCCTCGTGGAGAACCGCGTCAATAAGAACCTCTATGTAATTAAAAAGCACAGCACGGGCGAAGCGGGGCGCAAGGAAGCCAAGATACTCAGAACTCTCAAGCATGAGAATATTGTCAATATCTACGGTTCCGGCGGCGACAACAAGGAGACCGTGATTATCACCGAATACGCGCAGGGTGGTTCGCTGGCCGACAGGATGGTCCGTCGCTACGACTGGGTGAAGGCGTTCGAAATCGTTTGCGCGGTGGCCGCCGGTCTTGATCATGCCCACCGCAATAATATCGTCCACGGCAACCTGCGTCCGTCGAATATCCTCTTTGACGCCAGCGAGGTTGTCAAGATTACCGATTTCGGCCTTCCCGCTCATTATGATAACCCGCGCAAGAAAAACTGGTACAACCCGCCCGAGCGCAAGAAATCCCGCCAGGGTGATATATACAGCCTCGGCGTCATAGCGCATCAACTCGTTACGGGACGCAACCCCGGCTATGATACGGGAGGACATCTGGTTCTCAACGATGTCAAGCTGGAACTGCCCGACGCGGTGATGGAGATGCTGGATAAGTTTCTGGCGATACGCGTCACCCGACGGTACAAAAGCTGCGAAGAGTTTCTCGCCGAGTGGGATGAATTCGACCAGGGAAGAAAATCCAGGGAAAAACGGCCGGTGTTTGCCGATGAGGTCATGCCTGAGCGGCAGAAAAAGTTCTCGCCGTGGCTGTGGGTCTCTATAGCCGCCGGAACGTTAGTGGGATTATTCGCTGCCCTGTACTTCGGCGGGGTCTTCAATTAGCCAATAATATCCGGCAGGCAAATTGAAAGGCCGGACCCTCACTTACGAGCGCCCGGCCGTTTTGTTTATATTATCAATAATGTCGCGACTGCCTACATCATCTTGAAAACAAACCCTATAGCCACCGTCTCCTTGATGCGCGACTTCTTGGAAATCTCCTTGTCATACAGCACCTGCGTGTAGAGATTGACCGTGACGATCTTGGTTACCGAGGCGCTGATGATATTCTCCCAGTTAACATCGACCGCCTTCCAGTAGTCTTCGTACTCCGTGCCCTTGACCTCATCGCTCTTGGAATAGAAGAGCGCCTTGAACAAAGTGAGCTTACCCGTGTACTTGATATTGTCGTGGAGTGACAGGCTGGCATCGGTCACGGACTCGATACCGCCATCGGTGGATGTCTCACTTTCCGTGGCCAAAGTCAACGTATCGGCTATGTATTTCTGGATAATCTGCCGGAAGCCAAAGCCGAGTCGGCTGAGAACGAAATCATCCTTTTTCTCGTAGAACTTGCGCGCCGCACCGGCTGATTCGGTGAGCTTGATCGGCGAGAAAAAGAGTTTTTTGGCGGGATGGCTGCCGTCATAGAACTGACTCTCGAGCCTGAAAGCCACGTAAGGGTCAACATACTTGTGAAGTACAAACAGGCCCACATTTTCGAAGTCGATCAGGTCGGTCGATTTCTTGGGCTTGCTCCAGTCTCTGGTCTCTTCGTCCTGTGTCAAAGTCTGGCCGAACGACATCTTCAGGCTGGATCTCAACTCGAACCACTCCTTGAGATACTTGCTGGCTTTGCCGTTGAGATTACCCACCCAGTTGACCGAACCGGCCTCACCACCTACCCATGAGTTGGAGTAAGCGGTCTGGGTGGTGGTGATGTCTACGATCAGAGATTTCTTCCAGCCTACGTACATACTGTCTTCTTCCGCGGCCTGGGCGGCCACAGCAAGCGCCAGAAAGACAAGAACAACGAGTGGCGCTTTAAGGTATCTAAACATGTAAACCTCCTCTAAAATGTAATGGCTAAGATGTCTGTAATTCCGATGTGCAGTGCGGGCACTTCCGGGCCTTAATAGGGATCTCAGACAAGCAGAACGGACACTCTTTGGTGGTCGGCGACGGGGCCGGCGGTGCTTCCTGCTGTCTTTTGAGTTTGTTGACACTCTTGACTAACATGAAAACCGCGAAAG
This genomic stretch from Candidatus Zixiibacteriota bacterium harbors:
- a CDS encoding DUF3078 domain-containing protein, whose product is MFRYLKAPLVVLVFLALAVAAQAAEEDSMYVGWKKSLIVDITTTQTAYSNSWVGGEAGSVNWVGNLNGKASKYLKEWFELRSSLKMSFGQTLTQDEETRDWSKPKKSTDLIDFENVGLFVLHKYVDPYVAFRLESQFYDGSHPAKKLFFSPIKLTESAGAARKFYEKKDDFVLSRLGFGFRQIIQKYIADTLTLATESETSTDGGIESVTDASLSLHDNIKYTGKLTLFKALFYSKSDEVKGTEYEDYWKAVDVNWENIISASVTKIVTVNLYTQVLYDKEISKKSRIKETVAIGFVFKMM
- a CDS encoding protein kinase; the protein is MTEMAPTAQAKRSVKIGDYILTGKIGQGGVAEIYRARQESLDRDVAIKILSSKMLSDQDIVRRFERESLVIARLNHPNIVHVIDRGKAGGRYYFVMEYVDGTSLREIIDTPRIPIVTKLEMIVQVCKALDYAHKNGIIHRDIKPTNILIDRQGNAMVTDFGIAQMITATDSEVTASDIIMGTLSYMSPEQKVSSTNVDQTTDIYAVGVMLYEILVGKKPLGHFKLPSELNSNIKKEFDEIVEKCLAQEPKDRFQHAVELKDAILNAMNHEDTSSKTDEFSMTGADSFLGKCRYLDTIKETRYGSTILVENRVNKNLYVIKKHSTGEAGRKEAKILRTLKHENIVNIYGSGGDNKETVIITEYAQGGSLADRMVRRYDWVKAFEIVCAVAAGLDHAHRNNIVHGNLRPSNILFDASEVVKITDFGLPAHYDNPRKKNWYNPPERKKSRQGDIYSLGVIAHQLVTGRNPGYDTGGHLVLNDVKLELPDAVMEMLDKFLAIRVTRRYKSCEEFLAEWDEFDQGRKSREKRPVFADEVMPERQKKFSPWLWVSIAAGTLVGLFAALYFGGVFN